In one Kluyveromyces marxianus DMKU3-1042 DNA, complete genome, chromosome 4 genomic region, the following are encoded:
- the COX12 gene encoding cytochrome c oxidase subunit VIb translates to MAEQQENPLHTVGFDARFPNQNQTKHCWQSYVDYHKCINAKGEDFAPCKVFWRTYSSLCPVDWVEKWDEQREKGIFAGDINP, encoded by the coding sequence ATGGctgaacaacaagaaaaccCATTGCACACCGTCGGTTTCGACGCTAGATTCCCtaaccaaaaccaaaccaagCACTGCTGGCAATCATACGTGGACTACCACAAATGTATCAACGCCAAGGGTGAAGACTTTGCTCCATGCAAGGTTTTCTGGAGAACATACTCCTCTCTATGTCCAGTTGACTGGGTTGAAAAGTGGGAcgaacaaagagaaaagggTATCTTTGCTGGTGACATCAACCCATAA
- the RIC1 gene encoding Ric1p, translating to MLPVKPPQTFRLPKSHIEGVDEDVIETIASPNSNHFLLITKTRLFVYQAKPFGPVACHERTQESIELFGCNAGLRDNLPSGSHVEGLLREQYCEPITDEKMYFYVMTENNFLLVYEVYTRTSEGVVYKDYGIPLNIQEGGYSARSVVEDDTDDEVLTVFAINESHKVIQNGYTISKQKGFLQFIRNDEVVEELPIRRAELRLHVVLKFDHNIIDCIGIIAHDKNGANQTSEYLLVLFEHGLQVLKLEDFKLVENKLIHILDGKRLIYYSGEVLVISSNATSEKHSINHILFDKESVESQEVALKNGSNKFTCSTLFDQSLVLVFENIMVYYDIVDRQLTGDLVGDSQIQKIICLSADSMLLLTDNNSVVFTSKWGNILQSIYIDENQFKLINCSAMDMKLLICGSDGKIQFWDLWKKLSSSLSNFRTSKVFTLINDNNDILLYSPMSESNNTSSFQTIKLPTKTVNNNITICKVNGLLTLLVVYVANKEILLINFLNSNKWISFSQLNIKGIDWLGDDYLMCHLIDEENDTEYIKCYHFPLLNHDSTELESFKIWEWEVPQGTKLNGFYVNTLSTFKMLKFTDESKEDSEDTSRKLFVTSEIIMDLSNSQIVIFDALSSIHPTGVNLVQKFHQFGTHQFPEKSLGRLKWIHKYKDGFIAWIGDRLVIIVQQEDKEWRFIVAYDRVEQIIEIYEDNLVIVSGNEVLLYGFEHIWTVDEPLITTPVIEEEYPISISLDTATLHNISSVTTQKLSKISMSHSVYLDMILDRNLKLGVDFNKIDEKYRDLKHYKFCLEKILSNKILEHQSLDSILQLIDKYDKNSGGVSNVVGKLEIVGNCLRKIETKHWNYLFENLKLTPRDLITKCIELSEAKILGTMLMVFLNYDEGETNDKDDKIVHDKKKTDSKPKTKGNKKKGNKKDSNAKHKNNTKNQDSNAVSESNDSSVSTVLKDETIIAQVLKIFVSTATLSTSKEQAQEFWDFALQLVRFLRALDSKGDTNLAQTCLDMI from the coding sequence ATGCTGCCAGTGAAACCACCACAAACATTCCGCCTACCAAAAAGCCATATAGAAGGCGTGGATGAAGACGTAATTGAGACTATTGCATCTCCTAATTCAAACCATTTCTTATTGATAACAAAGACCAGACTTTTCGTGTATCAAGCCAAGCCATTCGGGCCAGTAGCGTGCCATGAACGTACTCAGGAGTCAATTGAGCTTTTTGGGTGTAATGCTGGGTTAAGAGATAATTTGCCAAGTGGCTCACATGTAGAAGGTTTGTTAAGGGAACAATACTGCGAGCCTATCACGGATGAAAAGATGTACTTTTATGTCATGACAGAGAATAactttcttttggtttacGAGGTATATACTAGAACATCCGAGGGTGTTGTGTACAAGGATTATGGTATTCCGCTCAATATTCAGGAAGGCGGGTATTCAGCCCGTAGCGTGGTAGAAGACGATACAGATGATGAGGTCTTGACCGTCTTTGCAATTAACGAGAGCCATAAGGTTATTCAAAATGGCTATACCATTTCGAAGCAAAAGGGATTTTTGCAGTTTATTCGAAATGACGAAGTGGTAGAGGAATTACCAATTCGACGAGCGGAGTTAAGACTTCACGTAGTCTTGAAGTTTGATCACAATATAATAGATTGCATTGGTATTATAGCCCATGATAAAAACGGAGCAAATCAAACAAGCGAGTACCTATTAGTGTTGTTTGAACACGGTTTACAAGTTTTGAAACTAGAAGACTTTAAATTGGTTGAAAACAAGTTAATTCATATACTCGATGGGAAACGCttaatatattattctgGAGAGGTGCTAGTCATATCATCTAATGCCACTTCTGAAAAGCACTCTATTAATCACATCCTTTTTGATAAAGAATCCGTGGAATCTCAAGAAGTtgctttgaaaaatggaTCTAACAAGTTCACATGCTCCACTTTATTTGATCAATCACTAGTATTGGTGTTTGAGAATATCATGGTGTACTATGATATCGTAGATAGACAACTAACAGGGGACCTTGTAGGAGACTcgcaaattcaaaagatcatATGCCTTTCTGCTGACTCTATGCTACTGTTAACTGACAATAACTCTGTTGTTTTCACTAGTAAATGGGGCAATATATTACAATCTATTTACATTGATGAGAATCAATTCAAGTTGATTAACTGTTCAGCCATGGATATGAAACTTCTAATCTGTGGTTCAGATGGAAAGATTCAATTCTGGGACTTGTGGAAGAAGCTAAGTAGCtctctttccaattttAGAACAAGTAAAGTTTTCACTTTGATTAACGATAATAATGACATTCTACTCTATTCTCCTATGAGTGAGTCCAATAATACGAGCTCATTTCAGACAATTAAGCTACCAACTAAAACTGTGAACAATAATATAACCATTTGTAAGGTCAATGGATTACTTACATTGTTGGTTGTTTACGTAGCGAACAAAGAGATATTGTTGATAAATTTTTTAAACTCTAACAAGTGGATTAGTTTCAGTCAGTTAAATATCAAAGGTATTGATTGGTTAGGGGACGATTACCTGATGTGCCATTTGatcgatgaagaaaatgacacGGAATACATAAAGTGTTATCACTTCCCACTGTTAAATCACGATTCCACTGAATTGGAGAGCTTCAAGATTTGGGAATGGGAAGTTCCTCAAGGAACTAAATTGAATGGTTTTTACGTCAATACATTGTCTACTTTCAAGATGTTGAAGTTCACAGATGAAAGTAAGGAAGATTCTGAAGACACAAGCAGAAAATTATTTGTGACTTCAGAAATTATCATGGATCTTTCGAATTCTCAGATAGTAATATTTGATGCATTAAGCTCTATACATCCTACAGGTGTAAATTTAGTTCAGAAATTCCATCAGTTTGGCACTCACCAGTTTCCTGAGAAATCGTTAGGAAGACTGAAGTGGATCCACAAGTACAAAGATGGGTTTATTGCATGGATTGGCGACCGATTAGTAAtaattgttcaacaagaagacaaagaaTGGCGATTCATCGTAGCGTATGATAGGGTTGAGCAAATAATCGAGATATATGAGGATAACCTTGTTATTGTTAGTGGTAATGAAGTGTTGCTTTACGGTTTTGAGCATATTTGGACTGTAGATGAACCATTGATAACTACCCCGgttattgaagaagagtatcCGATATCTATTTCCTTGGACACTGCTACGTTGCACAACATATCAAGCGTAACCACACAAAAGTTAAGCAAGATATCCATGTCTCACTCTGTATACCTTGATATGATCTTGGACCGAAACTTGAAGCTGGGTGTCGATTTCAACAAGATAGATGAGAAATACCGCGATTTAAAGCACTACAAATTTTGTTTAGAAAAGATATTGTCCAATAAAATTTTAGAGCATCAAAGTTTGGACTCTATCCTCCAGCTAATTGACAAGTATGATAAAAATTCAGGTGGTGTTTCGAATGTAGTCGGTAAACTTGAGATTGTGGGTAATTGTTTGagaaaaattgaaactAAGCATTGGAACTATTTGTTTGAGAATCTTAAGCTAACTCCAAGAGATTTAATCACAAAATGTATTGAATTATCGGAAGCTAAAATTCTAGGCACCATGCTAATGgtgtttttgaattatgACGAAGGGGAAACTAATGATAAAGATGATAAGATTGTTCatgataaaaagaaaaccgACAGTAAACCCAAGACCAAGggaaataagaaaaaaggtaaCAAAAAGGACAGTAACGCCAAGCacaaaaataatacaaaaaatcaagattCTAATGCTGTTTCTGAATCTAATGATTCTAGTGTGTCAACAGTCTTGAAAGACGAGACAATTATCGCCCAAGTATTAaagatttttgtttcaactgCAACTCTTTCTACTAGCAAAGAACAGGCACAAGAATTCTGGGACTTTGCCCTCCAGCTTGTTCGCTTCCTCAGAGCCTTGGACAGCAAGGGAGACACTAATTTAGCCCAAACATGTCTGGACATGATATAG